Proteins from a genomic interval of Gavia stellata isolate bGavSte3 chromosome 13, bGavSte3.hap2, whole genome shotgun sequence:
- the POLR2M gene encoding protein GRINL1A produces the protein MAAAGGGGGLRGRSLPELREMLRRQERLLADRKFIARLPDKGKKISDFAEKLTLAILQEEELARTAELLSAVRLEFQVKQEEINTSKEQVILNKDTLNCEDSSVCNENSNIKEVSEISSQRQEIECIEQGATNTGLKNQRTQRKNDKIKTVTKDQNFFCEVVSKSATSSHLKNDQQLSQSNTEDGTEITAALDNSKDALVDAFQKVTIVDGDNNEKVLEKEQNVAKLKGNIFGSQQPKTPHYIEVLESRAKNPVIKKSKFKTNILLGEQSGSSHGSSSSQSPGGCGSPITTEERRLRDKKHLNDITAARLPPLHHSPAKLLSIEESIAIQIQQKEAYEEMQAKLAAQKLAERLNIKMLRFEPEGEALMQYREVRDEDYFSAED, from the exons atggcagcggcgggcggcggcggcggcctgcGGGGCCGGAGCCTCCCCGAGCTGCGGGAGATGCTGAGGCGGCAGGAGCGGCTGCTGGCGGACAG GAAATTTATTGCTAGGCTTCCAGATAAGGGTAAGAAGATCTCCGATTTTGCTGAAAAGCTTACACTTGCCATTTTACAAGAGGAAGAATTAGCAAGAACGGCTGAGCTGTTATCTGCTGTCAGGTTGGAATTTCAGGTGAAACAGGAGGAGATTAATACAAGCAAAGAGCAAGTTATCCTAAACAAGGACACACTAAACTGTGAAGATTCCTCAGTATGTAATGAAAACTCTAATATTAAAGAAGTTTCTGAGATTTCTTCCCAAAGACAGGAGATAGAATGTATTGAGCAAGGTGCCACAAATACAGGTCTGAAAAATCAAAGGactcagaggaaaaatgataaaataaagaCTGTTACAAAAgatcagaattttttttgtgaagtcGTTTCCAAGTCAGCCACAAGCAGTCATCTGAAAAATGATCAGCAGCTGTCTCAGAGCAATACTGAGGATGGTACAGAAATTACAGCTGCTTTGGACAACAGTAAAGACGCATTGGTTGATGCTTTTCAAAAAGTTACAATTGTAGATGGagataataatgaaaaagtattggaaaaagagcagaatgTGGCTAAACTTAAGGGCAATATCTTTGGAAGCCAGCAGCCCAAGACACCACATTATATTGAAGTTCTAGAGTCTAGAGCCAAGAACCCAGtcataaaaaaaagcaaatttaaaaccAACAT ATTATTAGGAGAGCAAAGTGGATCATCGCATGGTTCCTCATCCAGTCAATCCCCTGGGGGATGTGGCTCTCCGATTACTACTGAAGAAAGACGACTTAGAGATAAGAAACATTTGAATGACATCACAGCAGCTCGGCTGCCACCGCTTCACCATTCCCCTGCTAAGCTATTATCCATAGAGGAATCCATAGCAATTCAGATACAGCAAAAAGAAGCTTATGAG gAAATGCAAGCCAAGCTTGCAGCACAGAAGCTTGCAGAGAGATTGAATATAAAAATGCTCAGGTTTGAACCAGAGGGGGAGGCCTTAATGCAATACAGAGAAGTGAGAgatgaagattatttttcagcagaggACTGA